The sequence below is a genomic window from Amycolatopsis sulphurea.
CTCCTTTTGTGCAAGGTGTTGTTTTCGGAAACATCGGCTGGTACTCAGCGCGGCCCTGCGCAGACGGCGGAGGTCCGTGAAGGGTCCCTTCACGGACTCTGGGTCTGTGAAGGGGCCCTTCACAGACCCGAGAGAGGTCCGGCACGCACCCACCAGGTGGTCGCGCACCTCGAGCACCTCCGCATCGCCCGCGGTCGGGCGCAGTCGACGAAGAGGGCAGGCGCCATCGATGATGACGCGGCAGCCACGGCTCACTCTGCTGATCACGGGGCCTCGACCAACTTTGCCGGGGCCCTGGAGGCGTGCACCAGCAGCAGGTACTTCATGTCGGGCTCCCTTGCCGGTCGCGTGCGGCCCGGGTGGCCGTACGACCTCACCACGAACAGCGGGCGCCGGGAAGGACACCTCCGGCGGGAATTCTTTCCGCGGCGTTCAGGAGGACATGGGAGCTGAGCGGAAATTCTGGTCGGCGAAGTCCAGCAGGTACGGCAGCGTGGCACGGGCGGTGTGCCAGGTGTGGTTGAACCCGTGCTCGGCGTGGACGACGGCGTCCTGCCCGCGGCGGTGGAAGTCCCCGGCGATCCGGTGTGCGGTGGCCACGTCGGTGGGGGCGCCCGTGCCGACGGCGAGCATCACCGAGACCGGCTGCGGGAACGGCATGGTCTGCAGGTACTTGCGGGGCGTGCTCGCCGCGATCGCAGCCTGGTTGCCGTTCAGGATGCCCACGGAGTCGTTGAGGTCGTCGTAGGGCAGGGCGATCAGCAGGGTGCCGAACTCGCCGAGGTGATGCAGGCCGATGTTCAGCGCCCCGAAGCCGCCGCCCGACATGCCGCCGAGGGCGCGGTGGCCGCGGTCGGGCAGGGTGCGGTAGCGCTGGTCGACGCCTTTGACGATGGTCTGCGCCAGGTAGGTCTCCAGCTGTGGCCCGCCGGGCACGTTCAGGCATTCCCAGTCGACGCTGGGCTGGCCGGCGGTCAGGTCGACGCTGACCACGATCATCGGCTGGATGACGTGGGCGTCCTCCAGGCTGCGGAGGGTGTCCGGGGCGTCGCCGGAGGTCAGCCAGTCGGCGGGGCCGCCGAAGGGGTAGCCGTGGATGAGGTAGACGACGGGGTAGCGGCGGTGGGCCTGCGCCGGATCGGAGTAGCCGGGCGGGAGGATCACGTAGTTGTCGCCAGAGGGCACCGCGTGCGCCGGGTCGGGCAGGCTCAGCACCTCGGTCCGTTCGCCGCTCTGGCCGGTCGGCGCCTTGCCGGCGACGGCCTGGGTGGGGCCGGAGTCGTCGCTGTCCCCGGTGAGCAGGCTGCCCGCGGCCGAGGCGGCGTCTCCGCCTCGTTCCAGCAGCCGCCCGAGGTCGGACGGGGTGCGCACGTAGCCGACGTAGGTGTTGACCGCGGTCACCGCGGCGATCAGGACCAGCACCGCGGTACCGGTGATCCCCCAGCGGCGGAACCGGCGATGGTGCGCGAGCGCGATGGTCACCGCCAGCACGGCCACCGCCGCGCCGGCCGCGGTCAGCCAGATCAACGGTGATTCGAGCGGGCCGAGGTCACGGGCCTGCGAGGTGACCGAGGGCGGCAGGATCGGGTCCACGCCCCGCTGGATCATCGCCGGACCGCCGGCGCCGGGCAGCCGCGACCGCCGCGGGAAAGGAAACGCACGCTCGAGCCCCTGCCACGAAATCGGGGGCGGGCAGGATCGCCCGCGCCTCGAAGATCAGGTTAGGAACGCGGCGCTGTGGATTCGTTGAGAGCGGGTAAAGGGCCGGTCAACCGTGCCGGAGGAGTCACTCGGCCGGATCCGGGTTGCGGTAGATGGTCAGCGCGCTGGGCCGGGACCGGAACCGGAATTCACGCCCGAGCGGGCCGACCTCGCCGTCGGTGGCGACGCGCCGGTGCCCGTCGCGCAGCCGGACGTGCAGGTCCGGCAGATCGTGCTGCCGGTAGACATGGCTGGCGTGCAGGCTGCCGGTGAGCATCGCGAGCAGGAACCGCGCCCGCGAATACGGCAGATCCGCACGCAGGTAGCGCACGTCGAGCAGACCGGTGTCCAGGGCGGGCCTCCGGGACGGCGCGAAGCCCTTGGGCGCGTACGTGCCGTTGCCGACGAAGAGCAGCCAGAACGCGACCGGTTCACCGTTCAGCTCCGCGTGCAGCGGCTTGGCCCGGCGCAGCACCCGGGCGAGCGCGATCGCGGCGGACGGCCATTTCGGATGCTTCTCCTGGAGTTTCTCCCGTATCCGCACCATTTCCGGGTAGCCGCCGAGACTCGCGGTGTTCACGAACCAGCGGTGCCCCGGCCCGCCGGCGCCGCTGATCTCGACCTCGCCGAGATCGATCCCGACCGCGTGGCCGCCTTCGGTGGCCTCGTCCGCGTCCGGCATCGAGCGGACCCCGACGTCGCGGGCGAAGTGGTTGAGGGTGCCGGTGGGAATGAGCGCGAGCGGGAGCCCCCGTTCAGCGGCGAGCGACGCGACCGACGCGACGGTGCCGTCGCCGCCGGCCACGCCGAGCGCACGGACACCGCCGTGCGCGTCGATCTCCTCGGCCAGCTGATCACGCAGGTCACGCCCGGGATCCGGATACCGGAGGACGGCCTTGGGCCAGGCGTAGCGAACGTCCTCGGCCGGGTCCTGGCCGTCGATCCCGGAACGCGGGTTGACCAGCGCGAGCATGTCCTCGCCGTCGACCATCAGCGGCGCCTCCGCCTGATGCGCGGTGCGGGCACGCATCTCCGGGCGCAACGGCCACCAGTGCCGGGTCAGTGTGGCCGCCGCCGCGCCGATGACCAGCCCGGCACCGACGTCGCTGGGCCAGTGCACCCCGGTGTGCACGCGGGAGTACGCCACCAGCCCGGCCAAAGGGAACAGCGCGAGCCCGGCGCGCGGGGATTCCATCGCCACGGCAGTGGCGAACGCGGCCGCCGAAGCGGCATGCCCGGACGGGAACGACGACGAAGTGGGCGGGCGGCGCAGCCGGCGATGCGCGGGCACCTCGTGCGCGGCCGGACGGCGACGGGGGAACAGCGGTTTGCCCACCAGGTTCGCCGCCGCACTCGCCCCGGCGACCGCCGCGATCCCGCGCAGCGCACCCCGCCGGGCAGGGCCCTTGCGGACCGCGAGCACGGCCGCCACGCCCCACCAGAGCCGCGATTTGTCCGCACTCCGCGACAGCAGCGTCAGCAGGTCGTCGGCACCGGTCCGCGGCAGGGCCGCACTTCGCCGCACCAGCTCCCGATCATGGGCTCCCACCTGGCGAAACGCCTCACCGAAGCGGTGCAGCGGGGAGGCGGGGCGGGGGCGCGGCAGCGGGTCCGGATCGTCCATGGGGACCGGTTTCGGGCACTTTCTCACCCCACGCAACGTACCGACCGCGTGTCGACGCCCGAACGGCGCACCTTCCACCGGGGTTCAGCGCCTACTCTGGGGGAATGCAGCGGCGGATCTTTGGCATCGAGACCGAGTTCGGGGTCACGTGCACCTTCCACGGCCAGCGCAGGCTCTCCCCGGACGAGGTCGCGCGCTACCTGTTCCGGCGGGTCGTCTCCTGGGGACGCTCGTCGAACGTGTTCCTCTCCAACGGCTCCCGGCTCTACCTCGACGTGGGATCGCACCCGGAGTACGCGACCGCGGAATGCGACGACCTGACCCAGCTGGTCACCCACGACAAGGCCGGCGAGCGGATCCTGGAGGACCTGCTCACCGACGCCGAGCGGCGGCTGGCGGACGAGGGCATCGGCGGGGACATCTTCCTGTTCAAGAACAACACCGACTCGGCCGGCAACTCCTACGGCTGCCACGAGAACTACCTGGTCACCCGGGCCGGGGAATTCTCCCGGATCGCCGATGTGCTGCTGCCGTTCCTGGTCACCCGCCAGCTGATCTGCGGCGCCGGCAAGGTGCTGCAGACCCCGCGCGGGGCGGTGTACTGCCTGTCCCAGCGCGCCGAGCACATCTGGGAGGGCGTCTCCAGCGCCACCACCCGCTCCCGGCCGATCATCAACACCCGCGACGAACCGCACGCGGACGCCGAGCGCTACCGGCGGCTGCACGTGATCGTCGGCGACTCCAACATGGCCGAGCCGACCACCATGCTCAAGATCGGCTCGGCGAACCTGGTGCTGGAGATGATCGAGGCCGGCGTGCAGTTCCGGGACTTCACGCTGGACAACCCGATCCGCGCGATCCGCGAGATCAGCCACGACCTCACCGGCCGCCGCCAGGTCCGCCTCGCCGGCGGGCGGGAGGCCTCGGCGCTGGACATCCAGCGCGAGTACCACGCCCGCGCCGTGGCCCACCTCAAGGAGCACGGCTCCACCCCGGCCAACGAACGGGTCGTGGAGCTGTGGGGCCGCGCGCTGGAGGCGGTCGAGCTACAGGACTTCAGCAAGATCGACACCGAGATCGACTGGGCGATCAAGCACCGGCTGGTCGAGCGCTACCGCGCCAAGCACGACCTCGACCTGTCCAGCCCGCGGGTGGCGCAGATCGACCTGGCCTACCACGACATCCGCCGCGGCCGGGGCGTGTTCGACCTGCTGCAGCGCAAGGGGCTGGTCCAGCGGGTCACCGACGACGGCGAGATCGAGGTCGCCAAGGACACGCCGCCGCAGACCACCCGCGCGAAGCTGCGCGGCGACTTCATCGCCGCCGCACAGGCCGCCGGGCGCGACTTCACCGTGGACTGGGTGCACCTCAAGCTGAACGACCAGGCCCAGCGCACCGTGCTGTGCAAGGATCCGTTCCGGTCCGTCGACGAACGGGTGGAGCGGCTGATCAGCTCGCTGTGACCCCGCGGCTCGCTCACAGTCACCCGGGCGCCGGAACGACGCGCAACCCCCGGACCTCACGATCGTGCCCGAACATGCGAGCTAGAGTCGTCAGGTGTCCACCGCACGCGCCGAACGGCTGGTCAACCTCGTGCTGGCTCTGCTGTCCACCCGGCAATACCTCACCGCCGAGCGGATCCGCGGGATCGTGCCCGGATACGCCGACGCGGCCAGTGACGACGCCTTCTTCCGCACGTTCGAACGCGACAAGACCGAGCTGCGGGAGCTGGGCATCCCGCTGGAGACCGGCCGCAACTCCGCCTTCGACCCGGTCGAGGGCTACCGCATCGCCCGCCGCGACTACGAGCTCGGCGAGATCGACCTGGCCCCGGACGAGGCGGCCGCGGTCGGGCTCGCCGTGCGGCTGTGGGACTCGCCCGAGCTGACCGGGCAGGCCCAGGGCGCGCTGGTCAAGCTGCGCGCCGCCGGGGTCGAGGTCGACGACCAGGCACCGACGGTGATCGAACCGCGGGTCCGCGCCGAGCCGTCGTTCGCGCCGATGCTCGCCGCGGTCCAGGCCGGGCGGGCGGTGCGCTTCGAATACCGCCGCAGCGGCTCCCCGGAACGCCGCATCCGCACCCTCGAACCGTGGGGCGTGGTGTCCTGGCGCGCCCGCTGGTATGCGGTCGGGCACGACCGCGACCGCGACGCGCCCCGCTGCTTCCGGCTCTCCCGCGTCACCGGGCGCGTCACCCCGTTCGGCCCGGCCGGCGCGGTCACCCGCCCCGACGGGGTCAACCTGCTGAAACTGGTGTCGGTCACCGGCGGCGACGAACCGTCCCCGGTCACCACCGCCCGGCTGTGGGTCGCCGACGGCCGCGCCGCCGGCGTACGCCGCCGCGGCGAGATCGTCGGCCGCGAGACCGTCGGCGGCGAACCGGGCGACGTGGTCGAGATCGGCCTGTACTTCCCGGAATCGGCCGCGGACTGGATCGCCGCGCAAGGGCCCGACGTGCTCGTGCTGGAGCCGGACGTGCTGGCCAAAGCGGTGCTGGACCGGCAGGAGGCGGTGCTCGCCCGCGCCGAGCAGGGGAGTGCCCGGTGAGCGGCTCGGGGGAGCGGATGCCCCGTCTGCTCGCGCTGGTGCCCTATCTGCTGGCCCGCCCCGGCATCCGGATCGACGAGGCGGCACACGACTTCGACGTCACCCCGCGCCAGTTGCGCAAGGACCTCGAACTGCTGTGGATGTGCGGGCTGCCCGGCTACGGCCCGGGCGACCTGATCGACCTGTCCTTCGAAGGCGACACCATCGTGGTCACCCACGACGCCGGGATGAGCCGCCCCCTGCGGCTGACCGGCGCAGAGGCCACCGCGATGCTGGTCGCCCTGCGCGCGCTCGCCGAGACCCCGGGCGTGGCCGACGGCGACGCGGTACGCCGGGCCATCGCCAAGATCGAGGACGCGGCCGGCCAGTCCCGCCCGGCCGGGGTGGTCGTCGGCGGCGGCGTCCGCGAAGGCGCCCGCGCCGCTCGCACCCGTGAAGCCGTCGCCGGTGCCCTGCACCAACGCCGCGCCCTGCGGATCCGCTACTACACCGCGTCCAAGGACCAGATCACCGAACGCACCGTCGACCCGATGCGGCTGGTCATCGTGCAGGCCGTCGGCTACCTCGAAGCCTGGTGCCGCAGGGTGGAGGACGTCCGGCTGTTCCGGCTCGACCGGATCGACGACCTCACCCTGCTGGACGAACCGGCCGCACCACCCGCGCACGCGCACCCCACCGACCTGTCCGACGGCGTGTTCTCCGCCCGCCCCGGCCAGCGGACCGCGCACCTGGTGCTCGACCCCGACGCACGCTGGGTCGCCGAGTACTACCCGTGCGAGGAACTGGCCGAGCTCGACGGCGGCCGGCTGCGCATCGGCATGCGCTACAGCGATGAGCCCTGGATGGTGCGGCTGGTGCTCAGCCTCGGCGGGGGAGCACTGGTCGAGCACCCGCCGGAACTGGCCGAAGCGGTCCGCCGCCGCGCTGCCGACGCGGTGGCACGAGCCCGTCACCCGGCGTCCACCTCGGACCGTTAAGGTGACGCCGTGCCGTACCTGCCGACTTTCGTGCTGCTCGCCGCGGGCCTGCTCCTGCTGGTCCTGCTGCTGGTACGGACGTTCAGACTCTTGCGCCGGCTCCGTCACACGGTGAGCATGGTCACCACGGACACCCAGGACCAGACCGGGCTGCTCCGCGCCCGTTCCGCGGCCCTGCGCGTGGCCGTGGCAGAGCGCCGCGGGCGCCCGCACACCCAGTACCATCGGCAGTGACCCCAGAGAAGGAGGGCAGACGACCATGAACGCGCTGCAGCCGTGGCACATCATCATCCTGGTGCTCGTGGTGGTTCTGCTGTTCGGAGCGAAGCGGCTGCCGGACGCCGCCCGGTCCATCGGCAAGTCCATGAAGATCTTCAAGGCCGAGACCAAGGACCTCAGCGGCGAGGGCAAGGCGGGCGAGACCCCCGCCGAACCGGCCGAGACCCGCCAGATCCCGCCGGCTCCCGCGCCCTCGGCGCACGACCAGCAGGTCGCCGACCTGCAGCGCCAGCTCGACGAGCTGAAGAAGCAGCAGGCGAACGACCAGCCGCAGAAGAACGCGAGCTGAGCGAACCCCACCCCCGGTTCCCGGTCCGCGGAGCGTGCCACCTCCCGGCGCGCTCCGCCGGGCTACGACGAGAACGGAACGACCTGTGGCGGAATCCGCCCACGGCACGAGCAACGGCGGCCGGTCCGCCCGTCGGCGCCGGCGCAGCCGCCGGAGCAACCCCGACGGGACGATGACGCTCATCGAGCACATCTACGAGTTCCGCCGCAGGCTCGGCTGGGCGCTGCTGTTCGTCGTCATCGGCGGCATCTTCGGGTTCATCTGGTTCGAACAGCACCTCGGCCCGATCCCGTCCCTGGGCAACATCATGACCGGCCCGTACTGCGCGATCCCCGCCCAGCAGCGCTTCGACGGCAACGCGGGCTGCAAGCTGCTGCAGACCGTCCCCTTCGAAGCGTTCATGGTGCGCCTGAAGGTCGGTATCGCGGCCGGCACCGTGCTGCTGTCCCCGGCCTGGCTGTACCAGCTGTGGGCGTTCATCGCACCCGGCCTATACGCCAAGGAACGCCGCTACGCGATGATCTTCGTCAGCTTCGCCTCGGTGCTCTTCGCCGCCGGCGCGGTGCTGGCCTACCTGCTCGTC
It includes:
- a CDS encoding alpha/beta hydrolase — encoded protein: MIQRGVDPILPPSVTSQARDLGPLESPLIWLTAAGAAVAVLAVTIALAHHRRFRRWGITGTAVLVLIAAVTAVNTYVGYVRTPSDLGRLLERGGDAASAAGSLLTGDSDDSGPTQAVAGKAPTGQSGERTEVLSLPDPAHAVPSGDNYVILPPGYSDPAQAHRRYPVVYLIHGYPFGGPADWLTSGDAPDTLRSLEDAHVIQPMIVVSVDLTAGQPSVDWECLNVPGGPQLETYLAQTIVKGVDQRYRTLPDRGHRALGGMSGGGFGALNIGLHHLGEFGTLLIALPYDDLNDSVGILNGNQAAIAASTPRKYLQTMPFPQPVSVMLAVGTGAPTDVATAHRIAGDFHRRGQDAVVHAEHGFNHTWHTARATLPYLLDFADQNFRSAPMSS
- a CDS encoding bifunctional phosphatase PAP2/diacylglycerol kinase family protein: MDDPDPLPRPRPASPLHRFGEAFRQVGAHDRELVRRSAALPRTGADDLLTLLSRSADKSRLWWGVAAVLAVRKGPARRGALRGIAAVAGASAAANLVGKPLFPRRRPAAHEVPAHRRLRRPPTSSSFPSGHAASAAAFATAVAMESPRAGLALFPLAGLVAYSRVHTGVHWPSDVGAGLVIGAAAATLTRHWWPLRPEMRARTAHQAEAPLMVDGEDMLALVNPRSGIDGQDPAEDVRYAWPKAVLRYPDPGRDLRDQLAEEIDAHGGVRALGVAGGDGTVASVASLAAERGLPLALIPTGTLNHFARDVGVRSMPDADEATEGGHAVGIDLGEVEISGAGGPGHRWFVNTASLGGYPEMVRIREKLQEKHPKWPSAAIALARVLRRAKPLHAELNGEPVAFWLLFVGNGTYAPKGFAPSRRPALDTGLLDVRYLRADLPYSRARFLLAMLTGSLHASHVYRQHDLPDLHVRLRDGHRRVATDGEVGPLGREFRFRSRPSALTIYRNPDPAE
- the pafA gene encoding Pup--protein ligase; this encodes MQRRIFGIETEFGVTCTFHGQRRLSPDEVARYLFRRVVSWGRSSNVFLSNGSRLYLDVGSHPEYATAECDDLTQLVTHDKAGERILEDLLTDAERRLADEGIGGDIFLFKNNTDSAGNSYGCHENYLVTRAGEFSRIADVLLPFLVTRQLICGAGKVLQTPRGAVYCLSQRAEHIWEGVSSATTRSRPIINTRDEPHADAERYRRLHVIVGDSNMAEPTTMLKIGSANLVLEMIEAGVQFRDFTLDNPIRAIREISHDLTGRRQVRLAGGREASALDIQREYHARAVAHLKEHGSTPANERVVELWGRALEAVELQDFSKIDTEIDWAIKHRLVERYRAKHDLDLSSPRVAQIDLAYHDIRRGRGVFDLLQRKGLVQRVTDDGEIEVAKDTPPQTTRAKLRGDFIAAAQAAGRDFTVDWVHLKLNDQAQRTVLCKDPFRSVDERVERLISSL
- a CDS encoding helix-turn-helix transcriptional regulator; the protein is MSTARAERLVNLVLALLSTRQYLTAERIRGIVPGYADAASDDAFFRTFERDKTELRELGIPLETGRNSAFDPVEGYRIARRDYELGEIDLAPDEAAAVGLAVRLWDSPELTGQAQGALVKLRAAGVEVDDQAPTVIEPRVRAEPSFAPMLAAVQAGRAVRFEYRRSGSPERRIRTLEPWGVVSWRARWYAVGHDRDRDAPRCFRLSRVTGRVTPFGPAGAVTRPDGVNLLKLVSVTGGDEPSPVTTARLWVADGRAAGVRRRGEIVGRETVGGEPGDVVEIGLYFPESAADWIAAQGPDVLVLEPDVLAKAVLDRQEAVLARAEQGSAR
- a CDS encoding helix-turn-helix transcriptional regulator; this encodes MSGSGERMPRLLALVPYLLARPGIRIDEAAHDFDVTPRQLRKDLELLWMCGLPGYGPGDLIDLSFEGDTIVVTHDAGMSRPLRLTGAEATAMLVALRALAETPGVADGDAVRRAIAKIEDAAGQSRPAGVVVGGGVREGARAARTREAVAGALHQRRALRIRYYTASKDQITERTVDPMRLVIVQAVGYLEAWCRRVEDVRLFRLDRIDDLTLLDEPAAPPAHAHPTDLSDGVFSARPGQRTAHLVLDPDARWVAEYYPCEELAELDGGRLRIGMRYSDEPWMVRLVLSLGGGALVEHPPELAEAVRRRAADAVARARHPASTSDR
- a CDS encoding bacteriophage holin; its protein translation is MPYLPTFVLLAAGLLLLVLLLVRTFRLLRRLRHTVSMVTTDTQDQTGLLRARSAALRVAVAERRGRPHTQYHRQ
- the tatA gene encoding Sec-independent protein translocase subunit TatA, whose translation is MNALQPWHIIILVLVVVLLFGAKRLPDAARSIGKSMKIFKAETKDLSGEGKAGETPAEPAETRQIPPAPAPSAHDQQVADLQRQLDELKKQQANDQPQKNAS
- the tatC gene encoding twin-arginine translocase subunit TatC, which gives rise to MAESAHGTSNGGRSARRRRRSRRSNPDGTMTLIEHIYEFRRRLGWALLFVVIGGIFGFIWFEQHLGPIPSLGNIMTGPYCAIPAQQRFDGNAGCKLLQTVPFEAFMVRLKVGIAAGTVLLSPAWLYQLWAFIAPGLYAKERRYAMIFVSFASVLFAAGAVLAYLLVPHALALLAGFGQDQFVTALTADKYISFILSLLVIFGVSFELPLLVVMLNRVGVVKYRQLKRWRRGILFGLFVFAAFATPGSDPFSMLGLAGALTLLFELSIQIARFHDRKLDAARTDEGWDQLADNEAAPFAYTPSTVEPDRPAPPARPDRSTDDIT